The Dermacentor variabilis isolate Ectoservices unplaced genomic scaffold, ASM5094787v1 scaffold_12, whole genome shotgun sequence sequence TGATCAAGAGCTTGGAGGCCGCACGGGGGTAAGTGACATTTTCTCGGTGTTTGGCATATGTTAGGGTTAAAGGCTAAGCCTAGAGTGTCTTTCAAACCGGCGTTCTAAAGTTGTCATGCGCTGATAATTCGTAATTTCTGTGCAGCAATGGCACGAGTATGATCTCATTGATCATCCCACCGAAGGACCAGATCTCCCGAGTGTCTAAAATGTTGGCCGACGAGTTCGGAACGGCTTCCAACATCAAGAGCCGGGTGAACCGGCTGTCAGTTCTTGGGGCTATCACGTCTGTGCAGCACCGGCTCAAGCTCTACACGAAAGGTGAGCGCAACTCTTTGCGGCGAGCAGTGTCTCATTCGTCATTCACCATGCAGTGCCACCGAATGGATTAGTCATCTACTGTGGCACGATCGTAACCGAGGAAGGCAAAGAGAAAAAGGTGAACATCGACTTCGAGCCGTTCAAGCCAATTAACACGTCACTGTACCTGTGCGACAATAAGTTCCACACAGAGGCCCTGTCTGCGTTGCTTGCCGATGACAACAAATTCGGCTTCATTGTGATGGACGGCAACGGAGCCCTCTTTGGCACCCTTCAAGGCAACACACGCGAAGTGCTTCACAAGTTCACGGTAGATTTACCGAAGAAGCACGGACGTGGAGGTCAGTCTGCATTGCGATTTGCTCGGCTACGTATGGAGAAGAGGCACAATTACGTGCGCAAGGTAGCCGAAGTGGCCACCACACTTTACATAAGCAATGATAGGCCAAACATTGCGGGCCTCATTTTGGCAGGTTCTGCCGACTTTAAGACCGAGCTTAGCCAGTCAGATATGTTTGACCCAAGGCTGCAGGTTAAGGTGCTCAAGCTGGTTGATGTATCTTATGGTGGTGAAAATGGCTTCAACCAAGCCATAGAGCTGTCTGCTGAGGTACTGTCCAATGTGAAGTTCATTCAGGAGAAGAAACTTATTGGCCGCTACTTCGATGAAATTTCTCAGGACACTGGCAAATATTGCTTTGGTGTAGAAGACACACTGAAAGCTCTTGAGATGGGTTCTGTTGAAATCCTGATTGCGTGGGAAAATCTTGACATTGTACGCTATGTGCTGAAGAACCACACAAGTGATGAAGAGAAGATACTGCACCTGACCCCTGAGCAAGAGAAAGACAAGAGCCACTTTCTGGATCGGGAGACAGGTGTTGAACTGGAGCTGGTGGAGTCAATGGCACTGCTAGAATGGCTGGCGAATAACTACAAGAATTTTGGTGAGTGACTGACAGCTTGTGAAGTAGTAGCCCTTGCTCATCAACTCTTTTCTATCGCAGGTGCCACGCTAGAGATCATCACAGATAAGTCTCAGGAGGGCTCGCAGTTTGTCAAGGGTTTTGGTGGCATAGGAGGCATCCTGCGCTACCGTGTGGACTTCCAGTCTCTCGAGGTGAATGACCTTGTGGATGACTTTGATTTAGATGACCTGTAAACGTCCAGTTAGCTCCTTCGGCACTTTGATTAGTGGCTGCTGTGCACACGGAGCTGTCGACTATTATAACGCACACTTGGCCAACCCGCCTGGCCTTCCACCTGACCTGGGTGTGCTGTACAGTGTTCTACAAGGGTGAGCAGCATTAAAGAAGTTGGGGACGACTTCTACCTCTTGCTGCCTTGCCCCCTCCCCACTTTCTTCAGGCCAGACAGCATGTGTGCCCTGCGCCCTTCGTTTGAAGACTGCTTGTGATGGGGAGGGAATTCCTAGTGAATTGCTATCGAAGcagtgttgctgctgctgcctttccTGCACAAGTTGACTTATTTGTCACTTCGAAGTGTAGTTGTGGGTATGGGATGAACAAGTTGTGTGCCTTTTGGCAGTGAGGCAAGCGGTAAACTAAGATGCCCATGCCAGGAACTGTATGAAATTACAGTAGAATTTGTATTTTTACAAATGGTCTGAATGAATgcgaatgaatttttttttatttaaaagatGGTGTGTGGCTGTGTGTGTACAATGGTTCTAAATTCCTCCAGGCTTGTGGCTGTGGTTATTGCAATCATATTCTTAGTAGGCACTCATTTTATTGACAATACCATTGTTAGCAAGAACGTATTTCCAAGTGGACAGGGTACGCACATACATTGTATGATCCTGGGAGCTATGCAAGATTCTTAGGCTGCagtctctctctatctctggcAGCCTAATTCAGTACAGTGCTTGTTAAATCTTTTTGCCctgcttttttcattttttgtctcGGAGGTGGTGTTGGTTTTGCAGATGATCGTCTgaaatgtgtgtgcatgtggcaTAGGATATGAATACCCCGGACCTGGCTGTGCTCGTGCAGTTATTTGTTCTGTGCATGGTGCTGAAGAAACTGGGACTGTAAAGAAATGAAGAATGCATTGACTACAAATGGCATCAGAGGTGCATGTAGATTGAATGCCTGCAGATGATGACACTCAGTGACGCATCAGTGGCGTTTACAAGCAACTTATTGTTGCAGGAAAATTTTGTTCAATTAAAGTTGGGGAGAACAAGTACcaagtctctctctctttcttaaacACTACTATCTGCATGCTTTTGATGATTGGCCTCTAGCTGAAGGAAGTGTAGGAGAATTGGTACATTTTGCCACTCCTAGTCTACAATGTCCTGAGCAACTTGCTATGAAGGCAGGCAGAAGAAATTTTCTACACCTTCTGCATGACTTCAGTGCAGGTGCAGTAAATGGCTGTTGTACACATGGCTGGTCAAAAAATTTTGGCAATGCTTTAGAAGTGTATTTTCAAGCAAGCAGGAAAAAAATACCTGCTGTACATTTCCCATGGTAGAGCTTCATTAATTTCCTGGATGTGTAAGGAACGCTCGTTTATTGCAGCAAATAATTTTTATTCTTGGTGCAGTGCCCAACTTGTTTTTAATGAATAACCTGCATACTTCATGGTGCCTCTGTTGAACTGTTGTCTTGTTATGATGTGCCCTTAACTCATTAGCGCCAAGTGTACTTTTGAAAGTACATCATTTTCATTTGTAGATAATTAAAGAAGAAACATTCTGTTTTAGTTAGTATGCCATATTGCTAAGGGTCATGCCAAAATGACCACATTGTTTTTTTCTCAGCTGTATAATTTCTCTGATCTTATAATCGTTAAAATTAGAGAAGTGCTGAATTTGGCAAGTAATGCTGTGCATGCAGCTCATTTTTATCATGCTTAGTACTTGCTTTTGAAGCCGATTTTTGTGTGAAAGTCTTGGAAAAGAATGTTGTAAATGACGAATGCATGAGATTGCATACACAAAGCATCTTTATAGCTTcacaagaaaatgcaagtgtacTTTATAATAAAGTATGCTGGGCCTATGACTATGCCAGAAaggtttgtttgctttcaaagcatgTTTGATAGTTTTTTACCTGTATTCAGGCAAAATATTTGTTGCTGGCTGCAAAAAAGCTTCACAGGAGGTTGCAGGTATAAAGAGCTTTCAGTAAGGCTTCGACTGGGGCTAGATTATTGTGACATGGTTCTGTACACTGCGCTATACAGTATAGCGCAGTGAACAGAACTGTATAAAAAGAATAACAAACACTCAACATTAGTATTTCTGCTCCCAGTTTCCTTCCATCCACAAAGATGGCACAATCTTGTCTTCACTTCCAATAAATAGCAAAATGTGTTGGACTAAATTTTAAGGGTGTGCCAATATTCGAAACATTCTAATGAGTTGAATAGTGTCTTATTTGATTTGGTCTTTGAATCAATCTCTACATGTGAATAttaatacttttcgaatatttcaaagtGTCACCTGCAGCCAGTCAAACAAAATTGGAGCAAAAATATTATACATTTTCACCCCTGCAACTATAGTACATAAAGAGAATTTAACGGAGTAGAACAGGCTATGTTGCTCGGGTAGCCATATTTTACAGCCTATACAGCAATCATTCATGCTGTCTCAAGAGTGTAtacgaagaaactacttgtttgcctCTAGTGCTCCATTTGTCCTTTTAATAAAC is a genomic window containing:
- the eRF1 gene encoding eukaryotic release factor 1 → MASTGYNLEESNADRNVEIWKIKKLIKSLEAARGNGTSMISLIIPPKDQISRVSKMLADEFGTASNIKSRVNRLSVLGAITSVQHRLKLYTKVPPNGLVIYCGTIVTEEGKEKKVNIDFEPFKPINTSLYLCDNKFHTEALSALLADDNKFGFIVMDGNGALFGTLQGNTREVLHKFTVDLPKKHGRGGQSALRFARLRMEKRHNYVRKVAEVATTLYISNDRPNIAGLILAGSADFKTELSQSDMFDPRLQVKVLKLVDVSYGGENGFNQAIELSAEVLSNVKFIQEKKLIGRYFDEISQDTGKYCFGVEDTLKALEMGSVEILIAWENLDIVRYVLKNHTSDEEKILHLTPEQEKDKSHFLDRETGVELELVESMALLEWLANNYKNFGATLEIITDKSQEGSQFVKGFGGIGGILRYRVDFQSLEVNDLVDDFDLDDL